The Pongo pygmaeus isolate AG05252 chromosome 18, NHGRI_mPonPyg2-v2.0_pri, whole genome shotgun sequence DNA window CCCGGACACCAGCATCTTGGCATTCCACATGCTCCACCGTCATGCCCACCACCTGCCACTGTGTGGCCATCACACCACCTGACTCCGGGGGCAGCCCTAGCAGCCCTGCTGGAGGGTCCCCCAGCCCCGCCCCTGCTGCCGGGGCGGCTGAACTCTCACCTGCCACACCCACAGGCAGCGCCAACCCCACCACCAGCTCCTGTGCAGGGGGCACCCCCGCGGCCTCACTGCTTCGATGGGTCCGCTCGTGCTTCCTCAGGCTCGACGACACCACAAAGGACTTCCCACACGCGTTACAATGGAAGGGGCGCTCCCCCGAGTGCACCCGGCTGTGCTTCGTGAGGCTGGCACGCTCGGCGAAGGCTCGCCCGCACTCCTCACAGCGGAAGGGCCGCTGGCCAGAGTGCACCAGCGCGTGCCGCTTGAGGTCCCAGGACGCCACGAACGTCTTGTCACACTGTAGGCACTTGAACGGCCGGTCGCCCGTGTGCACACGCCGGTGCATGGCCAGGTCCGCCGGCTGCCTGAAGTCCTTGCCGCACTTCTCACAGTGGTACGGCTTCACCCCTTCATGCGCGCGCTGGTGGCGACGGAAGCTCGAGGGGTCGGAGAACATGCGGCCGCAGCGCGGGCACAGGAAGGGCTTCTCCCCCGAGTGCGTGCGCTCGTGGCTCTGGTAGGAACTGAGCTGCGTGAAGCCCTTGCCGCAGGCCGGGCAGCGGTAGGGCTTCTGTGCCGCGTGGATGCGCTGGTGGCATGTGAGCGAGGATGAGCGGGAGAAGCTCTTCCCGCACTCGGAGCAGAGGAAGGGGCGCTCGCCGGTGTGGGACCTGCGGGGGTGTGGAGGACTTGGCGTGAAGGCGACAGACCCATAACCTGACCCCACTGCCTGTCTGGGCTGTACTTTAGGGGTTCCCCAAACGTCCGTGGGGGCCTAGGCTTAATCCCCTAAGAGCCACATGGCTGCACCCCAGAGGAAGCAGCCTTCAGGCTGGCTGGGTGTCTCTATTCCAAAGACCAAgatatgggccgggcgcggtggctcacgcctgtaattccagcactttgggaggccaaggcgggcagatcacgaggtcaggagatcgagaccatcctggctgacacagtgaaaccccgtctctactgaaaatgcaaaaaaaaattagccgggcgtggtggtgggcgcctgtagtcccagctactcgggaggctgaggcaggagaatggcgtgaacccgggaggcggagcttgcagtgagccgagatcgcgccattgcactctagcctgggcaacaagagcaaaactccgtctcaaaaaacaaacaaacaaacaaaaacaaaaccaaaaaaccaagaTATATGTCCTCcgccttttttttcctgttccccaggctggaatgcagtggcctgatcatggctcactgcagcctcgacctcccgggctcaggccatcctcctacCTTATCCTTCCAAGTACCCGGGACTAGAAGTGTACATCCCCAcgctcaggtaatttttttatttttatagagacgaggcttgctgtgttgcccaggctggttttgaactcttgggctcaagcgatcctcctgcctcagcctccgaaagtgctggaattataggcgtgagctattgtgcccagcctagaaacaTGTCATTAATGTAGaggctgagaaaaagaaaaaaaaaatgacctagaCAAACCAGGCCCCACTCACACCTCCTGGTCTCCACAAAAGACCCTCAGAACTGCCCAACTCCAAACCCCGCCCCCTTTCCAGCTGGCCTGGAACGGAGGCCAATCTGACCCAATCCCATCCTCAGGGATCAACCTCAAGGCGGTTGCCACCTCTGCCCAATCAGGGGCACCAATTTCTCCCACATGCCTAGCCCCTCCCCTTGGATCTGCCATGCCCACCTTCCCATTGGCTCACTTTACCCTGAGACTCAACCCCAGGCCCCACTGGCTGCAGCAACGCTGTCGCCCTGCCCCGGAAGGCACCCTCACCGCTCATGGTTGCGGAGGTCCTTTAGCTCCGCATAGGCTTTGCCGCAACGCTCGCAGCTGTAGGGCCGCAGGCCAGCGTGAGTACGCCGGTGCTTGCGGAACACTGAAGGGTCAGCAAAGCTCTTGCCGCAGTCGGCGCAGGCGTAGGGCCGCTCGCCTGTGTGGCCACGCTGGTGGATCTTGAGCTTGGAGAGCGCGCCATAGGCCTTGGGGCAGTGCGCACAGCGGAAGGGCAGTTCGCCAGCGTGCGAGGCCAGGTGCACGCGCAGGCACACGGGCTGCATGAAGCGGCGGCCGCACTCGGGGCACGGAAAGGGCTTCTCCCCCGTGTGGCTGCGCCCGTGGCTGCGCAGCTCGGGTGCCGTCTTGTAGGCCTTGGGGCATAGCGGACACGCATAGGGCCTAGGCTTAGCCGCGGAGCCTGACACCTTGTCCCCACTGGCTTCCTCTGCCTTAGCTTCTGTCTCTGGCTTTGGCTTCACCTCGGCCACCTCCTCAGAGCAGTCTGCCGGCCCATGTGTGGCAGCGTGGCGCGCTGCCCTGGGCGCATTTGGAAATGTCTTGGTACAGGACAGGCACTTGTAGCGGCGGCCCGAGCGCTTGTAGCCGGGGGCTGGGGACCGggcctctgcagcctccacttccatGGCCTTGGTGAACGGGGTTTCTCTGCAAGAGAAGCAAAGTTAGACCAAAGCCACATAACTTCGCCACTCCTGAAGGCCTCAGAGAGAACTCTATCTCATCTGCATTTCTCACCTTGGAACCCCCACATCCTTCCTGCCCAGCATTCCTGGCTCTGACACCCTGCGTTCGTTTCCTCCCTGATCTGCTCATTGAAGAAAGGAGTTGGACCAAGGGTCGGCAGAACCACTAAGAAAGGAGGCTGGGGGTCACAAAAGATTCACCTACACTTCCCCCCTCAACGGGCTTTTCCAAACACTGTGGCATTCCCAGAGGCCCAGGTTCTATCTGTCTCACCATCTTCCTTCTTCAGCTCAGTGTCCAAGAACTATATGCCAGGATAAAGAGTGTACCCAGACATGGGCCTGGCCTGAAGGTCTCCAAGCGCCCAGAAAAGACAGACCTGGGACCAGAAAAGGGCTGAGCCAATGGGCTAAATCTGGTAGCTGGCACTGTCTAGAAGTGACAGGTCCCCagcatttgtgttttctttcctcctctggaTGGTTAGCCCTCAGAGACAGCAACTGTTCACACAGAATTCTGGCCTTGCACAGCTGTACGGGCCTCCGCCCCAGACTGGAATCTGTCCACTCTCTGCTCTGGAATCTTGTTGGCCTGTTCCCACAACTCTGGTAATGGAGAATCACTCAAGGCAGCCTGAGCCATTGCTAGCAGCTAGAAGCCTCTTTCTGAATCATAACTGATGTATCTGATCTAACATGGCCTCCTGGGATACCAGCTCTAGCTGAGATCCCTACTTTGTGGTCCAGAACCCAGATGCCCTCCACCCAGCTGCTCCTGGGGATCACGGTTGGGAGGAAACAGGATTAATGGCTGTATTAGTCTTAACACCAGCTCATCCTCCCTGTGGGATGAAGGGAAGAGGATTATGGCAGATCCACTTAAGGAGTGCTCAGTAGCTGCTGCTGGGGGAAGGGGTCTGAGGAGTGGGGGCTGCAGGGAGCCAGGTGTGCCCAGAGGCTAGGAGGCCTACGTTCTACTTCAGCCCCCTGGATTACTATGAGACCTCAGTGAAATGAGTGTTGTTTACATAAGACTAtttccggccgggcacggtggctcatgcctgtaatcccagcactttgggaggccgaggggggcggatcacgaggtcaggagatcgagaccatcctggctgacacagtgaaaccccgtctctactgaaaatgcaaaaaaaaaattagccgggcgtggtggtgggcgcctgtagtcccagctactcgggaggctgaggcaggagaatggcgtgaacccgggaggcggagcttgcagtgacccaagatcgcgccactgcaatccagcctgggcgacagagtgagactccatctcaaaaaaaaagactatttcctcatctgaacaCCTTAGGGGTTTGTAGCTTCTAAGTTATGACACTGGGGTTCAGGAGGAGGAAACTGAGCTGAGCCACAAGTGTGCTAGGGGAAATACAGAGACTCAGGGCCCCTTATGCCAGGAAAGGGCAGGAGAAGCAGCTTACATGGTTGACCCAGGGAGGACACAGGAGCCCCTGACGCGTGGCAAGGGCCACATCCTTAGAGTCAGCACCCTTCTGCCTAAagtcccagcctcaggcctgcacgctgccctccctccccaaccccatgcAGCCGGTCTTCTCCCAAAAGTAATGAATGATGTTTCCTGTTCCCTGCTCAAGAACTTTCCGTGGCTTCCACCACACCATGCAAATCCCCAGGTTCTTCCTACTTGTTCCAAATCTGACAAGTCCTTCACTGGAGCCCCACTTCCACCAGGAGGATCCTCAAGCATCTCCCCTTTGGGTTTGGCCCCAGTCC harbors:
- the ZNF668 gene encoding zinc finger protein 668 isoform X1, giving the protein MLGRKDVGVPRETPFTKAMEVEAAEARSPAPGYKRSGRRYKCLSCTKTFPNAPRAARHAATHGPADCSEEVAEVKPKPETEAKAEEASGDKVSGSAAKPRPYACPLCPKAYKTAPELRSHGRSHTGEKPFPCPECGRRFMQPVCLRVHLASHAGELPFRCAHCPKAYGALSKLKIHQRGHTGERPYACADCGKSFADPSVFRKHRRTHAGLRPYSCERCGKAYAELKDLRNHERSHTGERPFLCSECGKSFSRSSSLTCHQRIHAAQKPYRCPACGKGFTQLSSYQSHERTHSGEKPFLCPRCGRMFSDPSSFRRHQRAHEGVKPYHCEKCGKDFRQPADLAMHRRVHTGDRPFKCLQCDKTFVASWDLKRHALVHSGQRPFRCEECGRAFAERASLTKHSRVHSGERPFHCNACGKSFVVSSSLRKHERTHRSSEAAGVPPAQELVVGLALPVGVAGESSAAPAAGAGLGDPPAGLLGLPPESGGVMATQWQVVGMTVEHVECQDAGVRDAPGPLEGAGEAGGEEADEKPPQFVCRECKETFSTMTLLRRHERSHPELRPFPCTQCGKSFSDRAGLRKHSRTHSSVRPYTCPHCPKAFLSASDLRKHERTHPVPMGTPTPLEPLVALLGMHEEGPA
- the ZNF668 gene encoding zinc finger protein 668 isoform X2, which translates into the protein MEVEAAEARSPAPGYKRSGRRYKCLSCTKTFPNAPRAARHAATHGPADCSEEVAEVKPKPETEAKAEEASGDKVSGSAAKPRPYACPLCPKAYKTAPELRSHGRSHTGEKPFPCPECGRRFMQPVCLRVHLASHAGELPFRCAHCPKAYGALSKLKIHQRGHTGERPYACADCGKSFADPSVFRKHRRTHAGLRPYSCERCGKAYAELKDLRNHERSHTGERPFLCSECGKSFSRSSSLTCHQRIHAAQKPYRCPACGKGFTQLSSYQSHERTHSGEKPFLCPRCGRMFSDPSSFRRHQRAHEGVKPYHCEKCGKDFRQPADLAMHRRVHTGDRPFKCLQCDKTFVASWDLKRHALVHSGQRPFRCEECGRAFAERASLTKHSRVHSGERPFHCNACGKSFVVSSSLRKHERTHRSSEAAGVPPAQELVVGLALPVGVAGESSAAPAAGAGLGDPPAGLLGLPPESGGVMATQWQVVGMTVEHVECQDAGVRDAPGPLEGAGEAGGEEADEKPPQFVCRECKETFSTMTLLRRHERSHPELRPFPCTQCGKSFSDRAGLRKHSRTHSSVRPYTCPHCPKAFLSASDLRKHERTHPVPMGTPTPLEPLVALLGMHEEGPA